A part of Candidatus Eisenbacteria bacterium genomic DNA contains:
- a CDS encoding sigma-70 family RNA polymerase sigma factor, with protein sequence MQSDDRDLIRRCLARDERAYRELVRQYQGAVMNLAWRITGNAEDAAEVAQETFIRVLRSLQSYDPARPFRTWLFKIASNLALDSIRRRKRRPVALEDLADDDGPAIEPADPGPGPDEGLRIGRSDARFEGLVEELPEHYRAILYLRYREELSYEEIAETMGVPLGTVKVRLHRAHEMIRRKLIARGTT encoded by the coding sequence GTGCAATCCGACGATCGGGACCTGATCCGGAGATGCCTGGCGCGCGACGAGCGCGCGTACCGGGAGCTGGTCCGGCAATACCAGGGGGCGGTGATGAACCTGGCGTGGAGGATCACCGGTAACGCCGAGGACGCCGCGGAGGTCGCGCAGGAGACGTTCATCCGGGTCCTGCGCTCGCTCCAGAGCTACGACCCGGCGAGGCCGTTCCGGACCTGGCTCTTCAAGATCGCGTCGAACCTCGCGCTCGACTCGATTCGCCGCAGGAAGCGGCGGCCGGTCGCGCTGGAGGACCTGGCCGACGACGACGGGCCCGCGATCGAGCCCGCCGATCCGGGGCCAGGGCCCGACGAGGGACTCCGGATCGGCCGGTCCGACGCGCGCTTCGAGGGGCTCGTCGAGGAGCTGCCGGAGCACTACCGCGCGATCCTGTACCTGCGCTACCGCGAGGAGCTCTCGTACGAGGAGATCGCCGAGACGATGGGCGTGCCGCTCGGAACCGTGAAGGTGCGGCTCCACCGCGCGCACGAGATGATTCGAAGAAAGCTGATCGCGAGAGGGACCACGTGA
- a CDS encoding zf-HC2 domain-containing protein has translation MKTNLTCETCEPELIAYRDGALHPAVARALEAHLGACRSCRARLQAYDVIAARLAELPRIEAPAWLEARVLGAVTGRTRAKRILSRGLAAAGALSFALTVGVVVALPSIARQWGLPDPTTWPLVAFRAVLDGIVALTKGAALEAAVWEPIARRIVTAVQTLEAVPRALWITLQTPQAQGALLVTITLGVALYFVLRPSRTREGGVGHACLSL, from the coding sequence GTGAAGACGAACCTGACCTGCGAGACCTGCGAGCCCGAGCTGATCGCGTACCGTGACGGCGCGCTCCATCCCGCCGTGGCGCGCGCCCTGGAGGCGCATCTCGGCGCGTGCCGCTCGTGCCGTGCGAGACTCCAGGCGTACGACGTGATCGCCGCCCGCCTCGCCGAGCTCCCGCGCATCGAGGCCCCCGCGTGGCTCGAGGCGCGCGTCCTCGGAGCGGTGACGGGGCGCACGCGGGCGAAGCGGATCCTCTCCCGCGGGCTCGCCGCCGCGGGCGCGCTTTCCTTCGCGCTCACGGTCGGCGTGGTGGTCGCGCTGCCATCGATCGCGAGGCAATGGGGGCTCCCCGATCCGACCACGTGGCCCCTCGTCGCGTTCCGCGCCGTGCTCGACGGCATCGTGGCCCTGACCAAGGGGGCCGCGCTCGAGGCCGCCGTGTGGGAGCCGATCGCGCGACGGATCGTCACCGCCGTCCAGACGCTCGAGGCCGTCCCGCGCGCGCTCTGGATCACGCTCCAGACCCCGCAGGCCCAGGGCGCGCTCCTCGTGACCATCACGCTCGGCGTGGCCCTGTACTTCGTGCTGCGTCCCTCTCGCACCCGTGAAGGAGGTGTCGGACATGCGTGTCTCTCGCTCTAA